In Castor canadensis chromosome 11, mCasCan1.hap1v2, whole genome shotgun sequence, a single genomic region encodes these proteins:
- the Trim16 gene encoding tripartite motif-containing protein 16 isoform X1, which translates to MAELDLMAPGPLPVVTTYPLASLGSDSGSASPAEENDVGSLGKQVEENEGQGNSEVEAKAPGGESEEEILCDFCLGTSRVKAVKSCLTCMVNYCEEHLRPHQENSKLHSHQLTEPAKDRDLRTCPAHHSPLVAFCCTDQQCICQECSQDEHRSHTTISLDAARRDKEAELRCTQLNLEQKLKLNENAIARLQANHKSVLVSVSEVKVVAEEQFGELLAAVKKVQADVMLFLEEKEQAALNQANSIKTHLEYRSAEMEKSEQELARLAAISNTVLFLEEYCKFKNTEDTAFPSVYIGLKDKLSGIRQVLTDSTVHLIQLLENYKEKLQEFAKEEEYDIKTQVSAVVQRKYRTSKPEPRTREQFLQYACDITFDPDTAHRYLRLQEDNRKVTNTTPWEHPYPDLPSRFVHWRQVLSQQSLYLHKYYFEVEISGAGTYVGLTCKGIDRKGEGRNSCISGNNFSWSLHWNGKEFTAWHSDTETPLKAGAFRRLGIYIDFPGESLSFYGVEYDAMTLVHKFDCKFSEPVYAAFWLSKKENAIRIMDLGEEPEKPAPPSVGEEPEKPAPPSVEAAP; encoded by the exons ATGGCTGAGTTGGATCTGATGGCCCCAGGGCCCCTGCCCGTGGTCACTACTTATCCTCTGGCCTCTCTTGGCTCAGACTCTGGGTCAGCCAGCCCAGCAGAAGAAAACGATGTGGGCTCCCTGGGGAAGCAAGTGGAAGAGAACGAGGGACAGGGCAATAGCGAGGTAGAGGCCAAGGCTCCTGGTGGTGAGAGTGAGGAGGAGATCCTGTGTGACTTCTGTCTTGGGACCAGCAGAGTGAAGGCGGTGAAGTCCTGTCTGACCTGCATGGTGAATTACTGTGAGGAGCACCTTCGACCACACCAGGAGAACAGCAAACTACATAGCCACCAGCTGACTGAGCCTGCAAAGGACCGAGACCTGCGCACCTGCCCTGCCCACCACAGTCCACTGGTTGCCTTCTGCTGCACAGACCAGCAGTGTATCTGCCAGGAATGTAGTCAGGATGAGCACAGGAGCCACACTACTATCTCTCTGGATGCTGCCCGCAGAGACAAGGAG GCTGAACTTCGGTGCACCCAGTTGAACTTGGAGCAGAAACTCAAGTTGAATGAAAACGCCATTGCCAGGCTCCAAGCCAACCACAAGTCCGTGTTG GTGTCGGTGTCAGAGGTGAAAGTAGTGGCCGAGGAGCAGTTTGGGGAACTCCTTGCTGCTGTGAAGAAAGTCCAGGCTGATGTGATGCTCTTCTTGGAGGAGAAGGAGCAGGCTGCTCTGAACCAAGCCAACAGCATCAAGACCCACCTGGAGTATAGGAGTGCAGAGATGGAGAAAAGCGAGCAGGAGCTGGCAAGGCTGGCGGCCATCAGCAACACTGTCCTCTTCCTGGAG GAGTACTGCAAGTTTAAGAACACCGAAGACACTGCCTTCCCTAGTGTTTACATAGGGCTAAAGGATAAACTCTCAGGCATCCGCCAGGTCCTCACGGACTCCACTGTACACTTAATCCAGTTGCTGGAGAACTATAAGGAAAAGCTCCAGGAGTTTGCCAAGGAAG AGGAGTACGACATCAAAACTCAAGTGTCTGCTGTTGTTCAGCGCAAATATCGGACCTCAAAGCCTGAGCCCAGAACCAGGGAACAGTTCCTCCAAT ATGCGTGTGACATCACATTTGACCCAGACACAGCACACAGGTATCTCCGGCTGCAGGAGGACAACCGCAAGGTCACGAACACCACACCCTGGGAGCATCCCTACCCAGACCTCCCCAGCAGGTTCGTGCACTGGCGGCAGGTGCTGTCCCAACAGAGTCTGTACCTACACAAGTACTATTTTGAGGTAGAGATCTCTGGGGCAGGTACCTATGTTGGCCTGACCTGCAAAGGCATTGACCGGAAAGGGGAGGGACGCAACAGTTGCATTTCCGGAAACAACTTCTCCTGGAGCCTCCACTGGAATGGAAAGGAGTTCACAGCCTGGCATAGTGACACTGAGACACCACTCAAAGCTGGTGCTTTCCGGAGGCTTGGGATTTACATTGACTTCCCAGGAGAGAGCCTTTCCTTCTACGGTGTAGAGTATGATGCCATGACTCTGGTTCACAAGTTTGACTGCAAGTTCTCAGAGCCAGTCTATGCTGCCTTCTGGCTTTCCAAGAAAGAAAATGCCATCCGGATTATGGATCTGGGAGAGGAACCTGAGAAACCAGCACCACCCTCGGTGGGAGAGGAACCTGAGAAACCAGCACCACCCTCGGTGGAGGCTGCTCCCTAG
- the Trim16 gene encoding tripartite motif-containing protein 16 isoform X2, which produces MKDLERVAVPKWWYEVYDHGGLDPQIPEQSRVKAVKSCLTCMVNYCEEHLRPHQENSKLHSHQLTEPAKDRDLRTCPAHHSPLVAFCCTDQQCICQECSQDEHRSHTTISLDAARRDKEAELRCTQLNLEQKLKLNENAIARLQANHKSVLVSVSEVKVVAEEQFGELLAAVKKVQADVMLFLEEKEQAALNQANSIKTHLEYRSAEMEKSEQELARLAAISNTVLFLEEYCKFKNTEDTAFPSVYIGLKDKLSGIRQVLTDSTVHLIQLLENYKEKLQEFAKEEEYDIKTQVSAVVQRKYRTSKPEPRTREQFLQYACDITFDPDTAHRYLRLQEDNRKVTNTTPWEHPYPDLPSRFVHWRQVLSQQSLYLHKYYFEVEISGAGTYVGLTCKGIDRKGEGRNSCISGNNFSWSLHWNGKEFTAWHSDTETPLKAGAFRRLGIYIDFPGESLSFYGVEYDAMTLVHKFDCKFSEPVYAAFWLSKKENAIRIMDLGEEPEKPAPPSVGEEPEKPAPPSVEAAP; this is translated from the exons CAGAGTGAAGGCGGTGAAGTCCTGTCTGACCTGCATGGTGAATTACTGTGAGGAGCACCTTCGACCACACCAGGAGAACAGCAAACTACATAGCCACCAGCTGACTGAGCCTGCAAAGGACCGAGACCTGCGCACCTGCCCTGCCCACCACAGTCCACTGGTTGCCTTCTGCTGCACAGACCAGCAGTGTATCTGCCAGGAATGTAGTCAGGATGAGCACAGGAGCCACACTACTATCTCTCTGGATGCTGCCCGCAGAGACAAGGAG GCTGAACTTCGGTGCACCCAGTTGAACTTGGAGCAGAAACTCAAGTTGAATGAAAACGCCATTGCCAGGCTCCAAGCCAACCACAAGTCCGTGTTG GTGTCGGTGTCAGAGGTGAAAGTAGTGGCCGAGGAGCAGTTTGGGGAACTCCTTGCTGCTGTGAAGAAAGTCCAGGCTGATGTGATGCTCTTCTTGGAGGAGAAGGAGCAGGCTGCTCTGAACCAAGCCAACAGCATCAAGACCCACCTGGAGTATAGGAGTGCAGAGATGGAGAAAAGCGAGCAGGAGCTGGCAAGGCTGGCGGCCATCAGCAACACTGTCCTCTTCCTGGAG GAGTACTGCAAGTTTAAGAACACCGAAGACACTGCCTTCCCTAGTGTTTACATAGGGCTAAAGGATAAACTCTCAGGCATCCGCCAGGTCCTCACGGACTCCACTGTACACTTAATCCAGTTGCTGGAGAACTATAAGGAAAAGCTCCAGGAGTTTGCCAAGGAAG AGGAGTACGACATCAAAACTCAAGTGTCTGCTGTTGTTCAGCGCAAATATCGGACCTCAAAGCCTGAGCCCAGAACCAGGGAACAGTTCCTCCAAT ATGCGTGTGACATCACATTTGACCCAGACACAGCACACAGGTATCTCCGGCTGCAGGAGGACAACCGCAAGGTCACGAACACCACACCCTGGGAGCATCCCTACCCAGACCTCCCCAGCAGGTTCGTGCACTGGCGGCAGGTGCTGTCCCAACAGAGTCTGTACCTACACAAGTACTATTTTGAGGTAGAGATCTCTGGGGCAGGTACCTATGTTGGCCTGACCTGCAAAGGCATTGACCGGAAAGGGGAGGGACGCAACAGTTGCATTTCCGGAAACAACTTCTCCTGGAGCCTCCACTGGAATGGAAAGGAGTTCACAGCCTGGCATAGTGACACTGAGACACCACTCAAAGCTGGTGCTTTCCGGAGGCTTGGGATTTACATTGACTTCCCAGGAGAGAGCCTTTCCTTCTACGGTGTAGAGTATGATGCCATGACTCTGGTTCACAAGTTTGACTGCAAGTTCTCAGAGCCAGTCTATGCTGCCTTCTGGCTTTCCAAGAAAGAAAATGCCATCCGGATTATGGATCTGGGAGAGGAACCTGAGAAACCAGCACCACCCTCGGTGGGAGAGGAACCTGAGAAACCAGCACCACCCTCGGTGGAGGCTGCTCCCTAG
- the Trim16 gene encoding tripartite motif-containing protein 16 isoform X3 produces the protein MKDLERVAVPKWWYEVYDHGGLDPQIPEQRVKAVKSCLTCMVNYCEEHLRPHQENSKLHSHQLTEPAKDRDLRTCPAHHSPLVAFCCTDQQCICQECSQDEHRSHTTISLDAARRDKEAELRCTQLNLEQKLKLNENAIARLQANHKSVLVSVSEVKVVAEEQFGELLAAVKKVQADVMLFLEEKEQAALNQANSIKTHLEYRSAEMEKSEQELARLAAISNTVLFLEEYCKFKNTEDTAFPSVYIGLKDKLSGIRQVLTDSTVHLIQLLENYKEKLQEFAKEEEYDIKTQVSAVVQRKYRTSKPEPRTREQFLQYACDITFDPDTAHRYLRLQEDNRKVTNTTPWEHPYPDLPSRFVHWRQVLSQQSLYLHKYYFEVEISGAGTYVGLTCKGIDRKGEGRNSCISGNNFSWSLHWNGKEFTAWHSDTETPLKAGAFRRLGIYIDFPGESLSFYGVEYDAMTLVHKFDCKFSEPVYAAFWLSKKENAIRIMDLGEEPEKPAPPSVGEEPEKPAPPSVEAAP, from the exons AGTGAAGGCGGTGAAGTCCTGTCTGACCTGCATGGTGAATTACTGTGAGGAGCACCTTCGACCACACCAGGAGAACAGCAAACTACATAGCCACCAGCTGACTGAGCCTGCAAAGGACCGAGACCTGCGCACCTGCCCTGCCCACCACAGTCCACTGGTTGCCTTCTGCTGCACAGACCAGCAGTGTATCTGCCAGGAATGTAGTCAGGATGAGCACAGGAGCCACACTACTATCTCTCTGGATGCTGCCCGCAGAGACAAGGAG GCTGAACTTCGGTGCACCCAGTTGAACTTGGAGCAGAAACTCAAGTTGAATGAAAACGCCATTGCCAGGCTCCAAGCCAACCACAAGTCCGTGTTG GTGTCGGTGTCAGAGGTGAAAGTAGTGGCCGAGGAGCAGTTTGGGGAACTCCTTGCTGCTGTGAAGAAAGTCCAGGCTGATGTGATGCTCTTCTTGGAGGAGAAGGAGCAGGCTGCTCTGAACCAAGCCAACAGCATCAAGACCCACCTGGAGTATAGGAGTGCAGAGATGGAGAAAAGCGAGCAGGAGCTGGCAAGGCTGGCGGCCATCAGCAACACTGTCCTCTTCCTGGAG GAGTACTGCAAGTTTAAGAACACCGAAGACACTGCCTTCCCTAGTGTTTACATAGGGCTAAAGGATAAACTCTCAGGCATCCGCCAGGTCCTCACGGACTCCACTGTACACTTAATCCAGTTGCTGGAGAACTATAAGGAAAAGCTCCAGGAGTTTGCCAAGGAAG AGGAGTACGACATCAAAACTCAAGTGTCTGCTGTTGTTCAGCGCAAATATCGGACCTCAAAGCCTGAGCCCAGAACCAGGGAACAGTTCCTCCAAT ATGCGTGTGACATCACATTTGACCCAGACACAGCACACAGGTATCTCCGGCTGCAGGAGGACAACCGCAAGGTCACGAACACCACACCCTGGGAGCATCCCTACCCAGACCTCCCCAGCAGGTTCGTGCACTGGCGGCAGGTGCTGTCCCAACAGAGTCTGTACCTACACAAGTACTATTTTGAGGTAGAGATCTCTGGGGCAGGTACCTATGTTGGCCTGACCTGCAAAGGCATTGACCGGAAAGGGGAGGGACGCAACAGTTGCATTTCCGGAAACAACTTCTCCTGGAGCCTCCACTGGAATGGAAAGGAGTTCACAGCCTGGCATAGTGACACTGAGACACCACTCAAAGCTGGTGCTTTCCGGAGGCTTGGGATTTACATTGACTTCCCAGGAGAGAGCCTTTCCTTCTACGGTGTAGAGTATGATGCCATGACTCTGGTTCACAAGTTTGACTGCAAGTTCTCAGAGCCAGTCTATGCTGCCTTCTGGCTTTCCAAGAAAGAAAATGCCATCCGGATTATGGATCTGGGAGAGGAACCTGAGAAACCAGCACCACCCTCGGTGGGAGAGGAACCTGAGAAACCAGCACCACCCTCGGTGGAGGCTGCTCCCTAG
- the Trim16 gene encoding tripartite motif-containing protein 16 isoform X4, translated as MVNYCEEHLRPHQENSKLHSHQLTEPAKDRDLRTCPAHHSPLVAFCCTDQQCICQECSQDEHRSHTTISLDAARRDKEAELRCTQLNLEQKLKLNENAIARLQANHKSVLVSVSEVKVVAEEQFGELLAAVKKVQADVMLFLEEKEQAALNQANSIKTHLEYRSAEMEKSEQELARLAAISNTVLFLEEYCKFKNTEDTAFPSVYIGLKDKLSGIRQVLTDSTVHLIQLLENYKEKLQEFAKEEEYDIKTQVSAVVQRKYRTSKPEPRTREQFLQYACDITFDPDTAHRYLRLQEDNRKVTNTTPWEHPYPDLPSRFVHWRQVLSQQSLYLHKYYFEVEISGAGTYVGLTCKGIDRKGEGRNSCISGNNFSWSLHWNGKEFTAWHSDTETPLKAGAFRRLGIYIDFPGESLSFYGVEYDAMTLVHKFDCKFSEPVYAAFWLSKKENAIRIMDLGEEPEKPAPPSVGEEPEKPAPPSVEAAP; from the exons ATGGTGAATTACTGTGAGGAGCACCTTCGACCACACCAGGAGAACAGCAAACTACATAGCCACCAGCTGACTGAGCCTGCAAAGGACCGAGACCTGCGCACCTGCCCTGCCCACCACAGTCCACTGGTTGCCTTCTGCTGCACAGACCAGCAGTGTATCTGCCAGGAATGTAGTCAGGATGAGCACAGGAGCCACACTACTATCTCTCTGGATGCTGCCCGCAGAGACAAGGAG GCTGAACTTCGGTGCACCCAGTTGAACTTGGAGCAGAAACTCAAGTTGAATGAAAACGCCATTGCCAGGCTCCAAGCCAACCACAAGTCCGTGTTG GTGTCGGTGTCAGAGGTGAAAGTAGTGGCCGAGGAGCAGTTTGGGGAACTCCTTGCTGCTGTGAAGAAAGTCCAGGCTGATGTGATGCTCTTCTTGGAGGAGAAGGAGCAGGCTGCTCTGAACCAAGCCAACAGCATCAAGACCCACCTGGAGTATAGGAGTGCAGAGATGGAGAAAAGCGAGCAGGAGCTGGCAAGGCTGGCGGCCATCAGCAACACTGTCCTCTTCCTGGAG GAGTACTGCAAGTTTAAGAACACCGAAGACACTGCCTTCCCTAGTGTTTACATAGGGCTAAAGGATAAACTCTCAGGCATCCGCCAGGTCCTCACGGACTCCACTGTACACTTAATCCAGTTGCTGGAGAACTATAAGGAAAAGCTCCAGGAGTTTGCCAAGGAAG AGGAGTACGACATCAAAACTCAAGTGTCTGCTGTTGTTCAGCGCAAATATCGGACCTCAAAGCCTGAGCCCAGAACCAGGGAACAGTTCCTCCAAT ATGCGTGTGACATCACATTTGACCCAGACACAGCACACAGGTATCTCCGGCTGCAGGAGGACAACCGCAAGGTCACGAACACCACACCCTGGGAGCATCCCTACCCAGACCTCCCCAGCAGGTTCGTGCACTGGCGGCAGGTGCTGTCCCAACAGAGTCTGTACCTACACAAGTACTATTTTGAGGTAGAGATCTCTGGGGCAGGTACCTATGTTGGCCTGACCTGCAAAGGCATTGACCGGAAAGGGGAGGGACGCAACAGTTGCATTTCCGGAAACAACTTCTCCTGGAGCCTCCACTGGAATGGAAAGGAGTTCACAGCCTGGCATAGTGACACTGAGACACCACTCAAAGCTGGTGCTTTCCGGAGGCTTGGGATTTACATTGACTTCCCAGGAGAGAGCCTTTCCTTCTACGGTGTAGAGTATGATGCCATGACTCTGGTTCACAAGTTTGACTGCAAGTTCTCAGAGCCAGTCTATGCTGCCTTCTGGCTTTCCAAGAAAGAAAATGCCATCCGGATTATGGATCTGGGAGAGGAACCTGAGAAACCAGCACCACCCTCGGTGGGAGAGGAACCTGAGAAACCAGCACCACCCTCGGTGGAGGCTGCTCCCTAG